One part of the Stigmatopora argus isolate UIUO_Sarg chromosome 8, RoL_Sarg_1.0, whole genome shotgun sequence genome encodes these proteins:
- the LOC144079166 gene encoding uncharacterized protein LOC144079166 gives MDFNALKAKFQGEPLPLMQTRIKPTLPDKPKQVLPPNSPTHYLPAGARPSLLSTISQSLDGKAMAPRVVFKDEKKESKKPLIKSTSMDRSDGKIKARNSRLAKGNKEPLDEYSLYQKLKKDKKTPSVTSEDMVPSPAVPNSHSKKKGFRGLKWSTKSQLDKNAADPLLDTPTLHELALDPLIPIPPGFDDMEPELKYLPPDNLSSPDSNVFPDLTPSPFFIPDIPAPYLPSPETSPKTETPTPPISILDRQGKISLVQTPQDIYENVSIPPLEIPPSGGINIAGMLQPRNRVKDHPSVSSSLPGDVSASASALSFLERAEDMSQVKRTTAADQRIINALKNAHRKPSHRTSVSSTPPPEELPESPNVLLVDLPPVNYNSGAGRVDSIDHGRPQLVMESSIEGGEDDILELLDVPSPQPKNILPDRATLGVPPEKPAKPSAVKIPNFNPPTPQMHHNAIQVPSKLPEKHSTSEFGGGVASQGLAVSQWGNGEHTFPEIPEGIRHPSPYSNGISQRGPIGVPVFGQQPYQANAHIPTSLEGQAMAGHNTIGVHNSVNIGSNHEDLYWSAKKKAKTEMGKKKKRPPKNPYAEGTKEFKEENDKTSWFGKSDKKTVAVVPDGLDEKELKKREKQRLEKEKKELKEKQEREKKEQKERGKRENETKKKFKITGNEEPMYQATVTLTAKGRKDDLSVQSGDNISIIRTTNCPKGKWLARDSANNYGYVAVEHVELDIKEMLELGKKVSSSHVGSPQEGAVTNAGSGNLNQFQQSTASFSDDSEEWTVDDDDALSSPTDGAYRHPIRQNHMQPMPNRGNVDPHITHQHSRSEINANSSDGQAKNGALQKLATFFHSPKAEQPTTSHSTPQTTIVPGSEHAVRQPEAMDFDHPDLLILPPPDLYADGDN, from the exons ATGGACTTCAATGCCTTGAAGGCAAAGTTCCAAGGGGAACCACTCCCGCTAATGCAGACCAGGATAAAACCCACCCTCCCGGATAAACCTAAGCAGGTCCTCCCTCCCAACAGCCCCACACACTATCTTCCTGCAGGGGCACGCCCGTCCTTGCTCAGTACCATCAGCCAGTCTCTGGACGGAAAAGCTATGGCCCCCAGGGTGGTCTTCAAGGATGAGAAGAAGGAGAGCAAGAAGCCGCTTATTAAGTCAACCTCCATGGACAGGAGCGATGGGAAGATTAAGGCTAGAAATAGCAGACTGGCCAAAGGAAATAAAGAACCGTTGGATGAATACTCCCTCTATCAAAAGCTGAAAAAAGACAAGAAGACCCCATCGGTGACCAGTGAGGATATGGTGCCTTCCCCAGCTGTTCCCAATTCCCACTCCAAGAAAAAAGGATTTCGAGGGTTGAAATGGTCCACAAAGAGTCAGCTGGACAAGAATGCTGCCGATCCCCTTTTGGACACGCCCACCCTGCATGAACTTGCGCTCGATCCGCTCATCCCAATTCCTCCCGGGTTTGACGACATGGAACCGGAGTTGAAGTATCTTCCACCAGACAATTTATCCTCACCTGATTCTAATGTGTTTCCAGATTTAACCCCATCCCCCTTCTTCATTCCGGATATTCCAGCTCCTTACCTGCCATCACCTGAAACTTCACCAAAGACAGAAACTCCCACCCCTCCCATTTCCATACTTGATCGACAAGGTAAAATCAGCCTGGTGCAAACCCCACAGGACATCTACGAGAATGTCTCAATCCCTCCACTGGAAATCCCCCCTTCGGGGGGCATCAATATCGCAGGGATGCTTCAACCTCGGAACCGTGTAAAAGATCACCCGTCTGTGTCGTCATCTCTCCCCGGCGACGTTTCTGCTTCGGCTTCGGCTCTCTCGTTCTTGGAGAGGGCAGAAGACATGAGCCAAGTGAAGAGGACGACCGCTGCCGACCAAAGGATCATCAACGCTCTGAAGAATGCTCACCGGAAGCCGAGCCACAG AACATCGGTATCCAGTACGCCGCCTCCAGAGGAGCTACCTGAAAGCCCTAATGTTTTGCTCGTAGACCTCCCGCCGGTCAACTACAACTCTGGGGCCGGCCGCGTTGATAGTATAGATCATG GGCGACCGCAGTTGGTGATGGAGAGTTCCATTGAGGGAGGAGAGGATGACATTCTAGAGCTACTGGATGTTCCGTCTCCACAGCCCAAGAATATCCTTCCCGACCGAGCCACTTTGGGGGTTCCCCCAGAGAAGCCTGCCAAACCTTCTGCAGTCAAAATCCCCAACTTCAACCCACCGACTCCTCAAATGCATCATAATG CAATACAGGTGCCCTCCAAATTACCCGAGAAGCACTCTACCAGTGAGTTTGGTGGTGGTgtagcctcacaagggttggCTGTGTCCCAATGGGGCAATGGGGAGCACACCTTTCCTGAAATTCCAGAAGGAATCAGGCATCCATCACCATACAGCAATGGTATATCTCAGAGAGGCCCCATAGGGGTGCCGGTGTTTGGCCAACAACCATATCAGGCAAATGCCCACATTCCTACTTCGTTGGAAGGTCAAGCAATGGCAGG GCACAATACAATAGGAGTACACAACAGCGTCAACATAGGAAGCAACCATGAGGATCTGTATTGGTCGGCCAAGAAGAAGGCAAAGACCGAAatggggaagaaaaagaaaagacctCCAAAGA ATCCATATGCTGAAGGCACCAAGGAATTT AAAGAAGAAAATGACAAGACAAGTTGGTTTGGAAA AAGTGACAAGAAAACCGTTGCGGTGGTCCCTGATGGGCTTGACGAGAAAGAACTGAAAAAGCGAGAAAAGCAACGGctggagaaagaaaagaaggaacTGAAGGAAAAGCAAGAGCGGGAGAAGAAGGAACAGAAGGAACGAGGAAAGCGGGAGAATGAGACCAAGAAAAAATTCAAA ATTACTGGTAACGAGGAGCCCATGTACCAAGCGACGGTCACCTTGACAGCCAAAGGCCGCAAGGACGATCTGTCCGTCCAGAGCGGCGACAACATTAGCATTATTCGTACAACCAACTGTCCCAAAGGAAAATGGCTCGCTCGGGACTCAGCCAACAACT ACGGATATGTGGCAGTGGAACACGTGGAACTGGACATCAAGGAAATGCTGGAACTGGGAAAGAAAGTCTCCAGCAGTCATGTGGGCAGCCCGCAGGAAGGGGCTGTCACTAATGCAGGAAGTGG GAATTTAAACCAGTTTCAACAATCTACAGCCAGCT TCTCTGATGACAGCGAGGAATGGACCGTCGATGACGACGATGCGCTCTCCTCCCCGACGGACGGCGCCTACCGACATCCCAT AAGGCAAAACCACATGCAGCCCATGCCAAACAGAG GAAACGTAGACCCTCACATTACCCACCAGCACAGTCGCAGTGAAATCAATGCAAACAGCTCTGATGGCCA AGCCAAGAATGGAGCACTTCAAAAGTTGGCCACCTTTTTCCATTCGCCTAAAGCCGAGCAGCCAACTACCAG ccACAGCACACCACAAACGA CGATTGTGCCTGGCAGCGAGCACGCCGTTCGCCA GCCTGAAGCAATGGATTTCGACCATCCTGATTTGCTTATTTTGCCCCCACCTGATCTGTACGCTGACGGTGACAATTAA
- the prkaa2 gene encoding 5'-AMP-activated protein kinase catalytic subunit alpha-2, with protein MAERQQQKHEGRVKIGHYILGDTLGVGTFGKVKIGEHQLTGHKVAVKILNRQRIRSLDVVGKIKREIQNLKLFRHPHIIKLYQVISTPTDFFMVMEYVSGGELFDYICKHGRVEDTEARRLFQQIISAVDYCHRHMVVHRDLKPENVLLDANKNAKIADFGLSNMMSDGEFLRTSCGSPNYAAPEVISGRLYAGPEVDIWSCGVILYALLCGTLPFDDDHVPTLFKKIRGGVFYIPEYLTRSVASLLMHMLQVDPLKRATIKDIREHEWFKQDLPNYLFPEDPSHDTTVLDEEAVKEVCDKFECNDSEVLSSLYSGDPQDQLAVAYHLIIDNRRIMTQASEFYLASSPPQGSFMEEGMPLPPGVKPHPERMPPLLVDSPKARCPLDALNTTRPKPLAVKKAKWHLGIRSQSRPYDIMAEVYRAMKHLGFDWKVVNPYHLRVRRKNPVTGNLVKMSLQLYQVDNRSYLLDFKSIDDDIIETAGFKSGSSTPQRSGSTAGLHRPRLSIDSASQTAEIPQLSSSLPGSLCGSSPSLVPRQGSHTMDFFEMCASLITTLAR; from the exons ATGGCAGAGCGGCAACAGCAGAAGCACGAAGGCAGGGTTAAAATCGGCCATTACATCCTGGGCGACACGCTCGGTGTCGGGACCTTCGGCAAAGTAAAGA tcgGGGAGCACCAGTTGACAGGGCACAAAGTGGCAGTAAAGATCCTAAACAGACAGAGGATCCGCAGCTTGGATGTCGTGGGCAAAATCAAACGAGAGATCCAGAATCTAAAACTATTTAGGCACCCGCACATCATCAAACT GTACCAAGTGATAAGCACACCCACAGATTTCTTCATGGTCATGGAATATGTGTCTGGTGGAGAGCTCTTTGACTACATCTGTAAACATGGACGG GTGGAGGATACCGAAGCTCGCCGCCTTTTCCAACAAATAATCTCGGCCGTTGACTACTGCCACAGACATATGGTGGTCCACAGAGACCTCAAGCCTGAGAATGTGCTGCTGGATGCCAACAAGAATGCCAAGATCGCTGACTTTG GTTTGTCAAACATGATGTCTGACGGGGAGTTCCTGAGGACAAGTTGCGGTTCGCCCAACTATGCTGCCCCTGAGGTCATCTCGGGACG GCTGTACGCGGGCCCCGAAGTAGACATATGGAGCTGCGGCGTAATCCTGTACGCGCTGCTGTGCGGAACGCTGCCCTTTGACGACGACCACGTGCCCACGCTGTTCAAAAAAATCAGAGGGGGTGTTTTCTACATCCCCGAGTACCTGACGCGCTCCGTGGCTTCGTTGCTGATGCACATGCTGCAGGTGGATCCACTGAAGAGAGCTACCATTAAGGACATCAG GGAACACGAGTGGTTCAAACAAGATCTGCCGAATTACCTGTTCCCGGAAGACCCGTCGCATGACACCACAGTCTTGGACGAGGAGGCCGTCAAAGAGGTGTGCGATAAGTTCGAGTGCAACGATTCTGAGGTGTTATCCAGCCTCTACAGTGGTGATCCTCAG GACCAGCTGGCGGTGGCCTATCACCTGATCATAGACAACCGGCGTATCATGACGCAGGCCAGCGAGTTCTACCTGGCCTCCAGTCCGCCACAGGGCTCCTTCATGGAGGAGGGCATGCCACTCCCGCCAGGGGTAAAGCCACACCCGGAGCGGATGCCGCCACTGTTGGTCGACAGCCCCAAGGCGCGCTGTCCGCTTGACGCTCTCAACACCACTCGACCCAAGCCACTCGCCGTCAAGAAGGCCAAGTGGCACCTGGGCATCCGGAGCCAAAGTCGGCCTTATGACATCATGGCTGAGGTTTATAGGGCCATGAAGCACCTAGGATTTGACTGGAAG GTGGTGAACCCGTACCATCTTCGAGTGCGCAGGAAAAACCCAGTGACGGGCAATCTAGTGAAAATGAGCTTGCAGCTTTACCAGGTGGACAACCGATCCTACTTATTGGACTTCAAAAGCATCGACG ACGACATCATTGAAACGGCGGGTTTCAAGTCCGGCTCGTCCACCCCTCAGCGATCTGGCTCGACGGCGGGCCTCCATCGGCCTCGCCTTAGCATCGACTCGGCGAGTCAGACTGCGGAAATACCTCAACTCAGCTCGTCCCTGCCTGGCTCGCTTTGCGGCAGTTCCCCGTCCCTCGTTCCGCGCCAGGGCTCGCACACCATGGATTTCTTCGAAATGTGCGCCAGTCTCATTACCACATTGGCTCGCTGA